CGTGATGCATGAGTAATGGACAGAGTGGAGGGTGTATGGGGCTTGGCGGCACCCCTGGACCTGCAGCTAGCCCAGGGTCCCCagaaggggtgggctggggggtgTCCCCCCTTGGGTAGGGGAGCTGCTGTTAAGGACACTCATGTCTGACACTGAATGGATTTGAAACGGAGACCCAGGGATGGTCCCGGTGGCCCTGGCACCAGGAACTTGGCACACCTGCCATAGCTAAACAGCTGCCATCTCTGGGCCCAGAAACCTGGCATCCATGTATGCACAGCCCTGGGCTTGGCGACAAGAGCTGCCTGGTATactgggccagggccaggcccAGTCCTGAGGGTAGCAAGCGCAGTCGCTGCAGGCTGTCACTTTGATGggtggaaggagggtgggatttCAGTGGTGGGCCAGCCGCAGGGCGGGGGGGTTACAAGGATGTACTGAAGGACATCACTGTCAAATAAACTGCCTCAGACTGGCCCGCtgctgcctggctcccagcttggtgctgcagggggcggggggtccCAGCCTTGCCCATGGCCTTCCCAAGCCCAGCTGGCCCACTGCCTACATGGCCCctaccctctccccccagcacactggggaGGCAGAACTAAGTCCCCCACTGGGCAGCGTTCTCCTGGCCCTCTACCCTGGCTGCTGAGTGCGGGGAGGAGTAAGGAACAGCGGGGCAAAGTGCTGGGAGTCCTGTGGCGGTGGGGCTGCGTGGGGGCCGCTCACCTGCTGAGCACGTCTTGAAGGACTCCGAGGGCCCGTGGCTGTCACCACACTGTCATTCCAGCCACTTGGCTCTGGGCGTTCCACAGGTTGGCCTCCCTttgcgccccgccccccccccccagcctttgAGCCTATTGGTCTGATATGTGGGGGCGGGAGGTTCTCCTGGGTGCCATTGAGggagcagctgctccctgccccttctctgaaccACCATGCTCAGTAGTGAAAGTTACCAGTGCTGACTTCACCCTGTGCTGTTTGGAGTCCCCGGGCTGAGGCAGGCAGCACTGGCGCAGTTATTCCTGTTGCCTTTAAAGGGCTGTAGCCACACCCAGAAGGGCTGGTGGCTTGTCTTGGGTAGATGGGCTGACAGCCTTAGCCACCCCTCTGCAATCCAGATCCTGCCTGGTGCCAGCTGCAGGGTGGGAAGGTGCCGGTTCCCCACTCCTTGCCATCACCTGCACCCCCCAGCAGGGACCAAGGGCCCAAATGAAATGCTCCCAGCCTGACCAGGGCAGGCTCGGCCAAGTAACTGCCCTTGCCCAGTGCTGCAAGGAGGCAGTTTTGGAGCCTCTCCAGGGAAGAGCAGAGCCCTGGATCCAGACCTGCCCCATGGCTGCCCCCGCTGCagctgcctgcccctgctctgtgtggggcagggcacTCCTCCGGCTGCAGGCGGCCCTGCTCTCCTGTCCCAGCAGGCCTCGGGGAGCAGGTGCCTATGCTGCTTGCTCTGCactggcctggctgctggagctggcaCACTGGAGATTCAAGGCAGCCTCCTGCATAAGCAGGCAGTGTGAAGGGAGGGGCACTGGGGTGTGAACCCTCAAACAGACAGGGGAGTCAGTGCAGAGGACAGCTGCTCCGTCCGCATCTCAGCCATTGATTGCTCTTtatcccagctgctgcagcctccacCTCTCAGCTCCCCCCATTTAGTGGGCACAGCTTGCGCtgggcataagcagactaagcaattgcttggGGCCCTGAGTGGCGGGAAGGCccctatttgctttttattaaagAACTTGCCTGTTTTAGCAAGGGGAGGGTTACAAATATTCCTGTGTAGGGCCCCCGCTGGGCTAATACCGGCGCTGCTGCTGGCTTCGGCTCTCCCAGTACGCGTGCAACCAGCCCAGTCCTTCCAGTGTGTTTCCTGCAACAAGAGCCAGATCCGGGGCTttgagagcagggcagggctggtacCCCTGAGAGAGCAGTAGCTACAGCCCAGCTCCTGCCACGTGAGTCCTGCAACACTCCTTCCCCTAACGCATGTTCCTCCCCCTAGGAGCGCTGCTCCAGCACCCACTGTCTGAGCCACAGTAGgcagccccctcccagcctggcagCGCCTGCCCCTGGCGGGGGCACAGctcccaggccctggctctgtccaaccccccgttccctgcccACTGGGATGGAGCTcgctgggcagggcctggctccacTCCAGTATGTGCTGGGTGCCTGTGCTCCAGCCCCGCTCACCTTGCGGGGTGTATTCGCAGCCCACGTAGCCCTCATAGCCGAGCGACTCCAGCAGCTGGAAGAGGTAGGGGAAGTTCACCTCACCTGGGCTGTTAGGTTCGTGCCGACCAGGCACCTGCCCGACCTGGATGTGACCTGGGAATGGAACCAGCGTCTCTTCAGGGTGTCCAGGGCACAGCCCCGAGCTCCAATCCACAGAGGGGCACACTCGCTAAACAAAGAGTCCTGCCCCCACCCAATGGTATGAGGCAGCCCTTCCCTCCCAGGGGCCAGGCCTACCCCCAGCCCTTGACTCAAACCTCCCACCCCAGGCTGTAGGCCCAGTGCCTTCCCCACCAGGtttggagcagagccctggccctcACCAATGAGCGGGAAGTACATCTCCAGGTTCCGGGTCAGGTTCCCATCCATGATCTGGCAGTGGAAAATGTCCTGCAGGAACCAGAGCTGCAGTTCAGGGTCTGGGGCAAGGCTGCGGCTGCGGCTGCAGGGACTGACTGTGCCTCTGGGCATGCCCAGGGGGGTCACTGTGCAGCTGGCTGGCAGCAGAGACCTTATGTCTGtgaccctctcccctgccctcgcTGCACACAGGTACAACGCTCCCTGGGGCCTATgccgcctcctgctggctggggAATGGTGGGGGCACAGCTCCCTCCACCTGGGGCATGGCACCATCACTGACCCACTGCTGGCCATGCCAGCAGGCTCCTCTGAACTGCTTGGGTTGGGTTTACCCACCTGCTGCACCCTATGGTTGGCACCCACCTCTGGCTTCCCCTGGCACCAGGGGCTGGGAACTTAACTCTACCATAAAGGAAACAGGGCTGGGCACTACAGAAACCACCAAGCCACATCTACTCACCAGCTGCAGCCGGAGGTTGGGCCTCCCCACCTTCTCCAGAATGGCTGCAGCTGTAGGGGGAGAGGCAGGTCAGTCACAGCAGGGGCCCTGCAGCACGAGTGCCCAGTTCCCCTCGGCTCAGTCTGGGGCAGTCAGAGTGTGGCAGGGTCCCCTTACCTTGGTGAGGGGTGGTCAGGAAGTAGCGGGGGTCGGTGATGCGGCTGTTCATAGGCTCCAGCAGGCCTGTCATGTCCTCCTGCAAAGCCACATGTGAGCCCCTGGGCGCTTGTCCCCTCAATGCCTGTATCCCAttgctggcagggcagggcagccatgGTTCCCTGCAACCTCACCTCCCTCCCTAGCCACCCCTTCTTCTCTAGCTGGTGCTGGTGTCCCACGCAGGGGCTGCTCCTCAGCCAGAGGCCTAGTCATCTCATGGACTGTGTGGCCCCatgcctcccccccctcccccccagggagTCTCTGCCTATCCCTCTCATGGTGCAGGAAAGTCCTGGGGGCCACAGCTGACTCCTAGTGTCCCCCTCATACCTGGGCCAGGATGTCAGCAGCATATCTGAGGTTCTCGATGAAGGTGGCTTCCATCTCCAGAGCCATTGCTGCCCGCTCGGTGCCCACAGGGACCCGCCCAGCCATGAGATGGATCCTGCAGacagacctgagtcagagcccacaGGCAGGAGCTGAGCTGCTCACAGGGCACAGAAGCCTGACTGCGCGTGGGACAGGAGCAGAGACGGAGGATGCAGAAAACCACTCCAGGTGCCCAGTGCTGGAGGGGTGaagggaacagcagctgcagcaccacCAGGGCACAGGCCCTAGGGCACTTGCCCTCCTGCAGCGGCTGGGGCGCCGGCCCAGGCCACCCCGGATGGGGGGAGGTGGGGTACCACTCTGAGGGGGAGAGCCAGGGGCCCTCGGCAGCATTGCCTCAGGCTGGGCAGGCTTTGATACCTCCCCCGGCCTATGGGCCAGCACTCACTCCTTGGGAGGGGTCTCTTCCCCTCAGCATGCCCCCCACGTTAGCACTCCCCGGCCCTGGGGGGCTGCAGCCACAGGTGCCTTCCAACCAGAGCCCACCTCCAGGGTGGGGGAACGGGGTGTGGAATCTAAAGGCTAGAGAACCTCAGACCTTACTGCACTCAGATCTCCAGGGACAGGAACGGGCACGCCACCCAACCGGATGCCACCCAGTGTGCACAGACAGCACACTCCTCCTTGGCTGCTCATGCTATCGCCTACAGGCTGAGCAGGGGGAGAGTACTtctgctgggatcccagctgagCTGGAGTTGGTGTGCAGCCAGGTGTCCCCCTCAGTGATTTACACAATGGCAGCCAGGGGTACATAGCTGTGGGTGTGCAAATCACCAAGGGGCCCTCATGGGAGAGGAACACAGTCAGGCCCCTGTGAGCAAGAGTCACTGGAATGCCAGGGTCTACAAGTGGCTGGCAGGGCAAATGCTGGGGCAGGACAAGGCCCCGGGCTGCCACACCCACAAAGGAGCTACAATCACGCAGGGCCAAGAACAGGTGCTCCAGAAATGCCCTTTCTACAAGCTGCTGGAACAGACTTGTGCAATGGAGGCCACCACTGAACCCTAGCACAGGGTTCTGCAATTTGGAGCAACTGCAGGCCCCAACCTCGGGATTTCCCCTGGATGGCCCAGAGAACCAGGTGCTGGAGACAGCAGCCAAACCCAGGGGGAGAGAGCTGCGGTGTGGTACTCTCCCACGGTCCTGTatgtaatcagggctggctctagccatttcgctgccccaagcacggcggcacgccgcggggggtgctctgctgctcgccagtcccgcggctccggtggacctgccgcaggcgtgcctgcggatgctccactggagccgcgggaccagtggaccctccgcaggtacgcctgcaggaggtccaccggagtcgcctgccgctctcctggcaaccggcagagcgccccatGCGGCATGCTGCCCTAAGCACgcgctgaggcctggagccggccctgtatgtaATACAACAAACAAACAGGGATTTGAACAACTTTCCTCCACAGACatggcccccaccccctctcctcgTGTTTCCCCACCCCTCACTGTGGGGTCCTGTCAGTTCTCGGGGCAGCTGATCAGCCCAGGCTTAGGACAAGATGGGCATGGCTGTTCATAGCACTACTCCAAGAGACTCGTCCATCACAAGGCCggaagggcccattgtgatcgTCTGACCCCTGCACAGCAttggccagagacctgcccccacaGCGCTCTGCCGGCTGTAacgctgctgcagggagccagggtgAGAGCCGTCTGCCCCCATCCCAGGACTCAGCTGGAACTGACCACACTCGGCACTGCCTTGTCTACCTCCCAGCCCACCTGTCCATGGCTGCTAGCAGCCACTCTCCTATGCCAACACCCCGGGGCAATGgccagggggtgggagtggagcctGGGCTGAGCTGTGGGCATGGGAGGAGCCCAGGCTGCCTAGCAGGGTGGGGTGGGTCGGGACCGAGGCACAGGACCACGTGTGGGGGCCCCAGCGTGCCTGGCCGtggctgcctctccctccagcGCCCTGGCTGGAGaatcccagctcccactgcaaGTAAAGTGACACCCATGATCTCGCCCCCCCGTCTGTCGCCAAGACCTGGCTCTTTCCCCGGCCCATCCCCTGGCCAGGGcgggagggctgggctggttcCCTACCTTGGGCAGCCCAGGGTCTTTGCGTACTTCACGGCCAGGGCCAGGCCTTCCCGGAACGCAGCCTGGCGGCCGGGCACAGCACCCAGCCCCTTCTCGCCTTTGTCCTCATCCCCTAGGGAGAGAGCAGCCAGGACAGCCCGGGTTAGAGGCAGGAGCAACCCCGacccctgcccagccagccagccagggaccaGGATGCCTGCGCCCATGTGGAAGGGGCTGGCTCCACAGCCCTGCACCTGGTCAGTCAGTGCCCACATCTGGCCATAACCTgggggctggaggctgcagccCCCCAGGCGCTGAGACTCCATCCAGGGGGCCAGGGCCCCGAGGAGCTGGCTCCTAGACAGCTGCTGTCAGGCAGTAGCAGACTATGGGGGACCCGGGACCAGTTCGGCACCTGAGGGCCCGGATCCAGGTGAGTACCTGGCCGTGGGGGGGGGAGTTCCCCCTCAAATTTGAAATTTCTAGCAATAAGTCATTGTGGGTGGGGGGGTCGGGGCCCTGGCCTGGTACCTGGGGATTGGAGGGTTGTCGGGCCGGTGTGACGACACTTTGAGCAACCCTCCCGTTCTGCAACTAGGTGCAGTTTCTGCCATGCAACATAACCATCTGTGCTCCTGCTCAGGAATTGCTGCCACCAGGTCCATGGGGTTGCAAATCGGGGGGGATGGGGTCTGTGGTTGAAAACACTCACAATCTGCTTCCTCCTGGCTCATGTGTCAAACTGATCTATTGGATGACTGAGGCACGCTCTttcacttttttgtgtgtgaatacgTGAAAAGGGAGGTAAGGTTTTGGGGTACAGGGCACACCCCCGACCCCACGGTGATAACCAGAGTGGCCCCTTTCATTTTTTCTACTGGCTTCCTCCTTGCTTATTTCCAATGACTTGGCTGCCTATGCACCTGTCACTGGTCCAGAGATGGTTGCAAATCGGGAGGAATGAGGTTTGTGGTCAAAAACCCTCACGATCTGCTTCCTCCTGGATAATGTGCCAAATTGATCTATTGGATGATTGAGGTGCATGCTTTCACTTGTTTGTGTGTGACTACGTGAAAAGGGAGGTAAGGTTTGGGGGTACAGAGCACGCCCCTGAACCCAAGATGATACCAGAGTGGCCCCTTTCATTTTTTCCACTGGATTCCTCCTTGTATATTTCCAATTACTTGGCTGACTATGCACCTGTCCCTGGTCCAGGGATGGTTGTGCACCTGTCACTAGTCCAGGGATGGTTGTGCACGTGTCACTTGTCCAGGGATGGCTGAAATCGGGAGGGATGGGGTTTGTGGTCGAAAACACTCACGATCTGCTTTCTCCTGCCTAATGTGCCAAATTGATCTACTGGATGATTGATACATGCTCTTTCACTTGTTTGTGTATGAATACGTGTGTGGGTACAGAAGGGTTTCATTGCATCTTCTCTCTTGACCCCAGCTACTGTTCTCCCTTCTTGTTGCACTGACAGTGGGTTGGTGggtctcacctttttttttttttaatcatatatGCTAGGGACAGTCttgtcctcttctcctctcctgatgTTAGGGTAGATGCAGGCAGTGCAAAATGTACTAGAGTCATATAGTATCTCAAATGCACAGCTGCATTTCAATGATCTGAGGTCTGAAGAACAATGTGGAACTAgctattcttctttgagtgactgctcctgtgtattccacagtaggtgtacatgcttgccacatgcaccggtgccggaagtttttcccctagcagtacccctAGTGGGGGAGCACTgctgtgacccctggagtggcgcctctatagCGTGCTAtcaggggagctgcgcactccctcgactctcagttccttcttgctgccagcgAAAGTAGTCAGAACTTTGTGCTCCAACCTTGCTGTAGCCCCCCTAGTAGCCTTAGTAGCACTCCTCTTCTCCTTAGTTGGATAACTTCTTTAGTTTGCTGCCTGGTGCGGGGCatgccccatgccccaggcttcaagtcgtgcAATTCCTGTCGCAGTTCTATGCCAAGAAGCAACCCGCACACTCAGTGTCTTCGCTGCTTGGGCGAGACTCAGGTAACTGATTGCTGTAAGATCTGTTGGTCGTTTAAGCCTCGAACGAAATGTGAGAGAGATATCTGGCTCCAGACCCTGCTGATGGAATCTGCATTGGCCCCGGCACCGGCACGCCCATTGGACTTGGCACTTGGTGCCTCATCCTTGGTGCGGAGCAAGGCACCACTCACCTGCTAAGAAGCAAGGGAAGACTCAGCGGCGCCAACAAAAGGACAGAGGTGAGGCCGGACCCAAGTTGGGCAGCCCACGAATCTCCCTGGAACCCAGACCTCCGACTTGCACCAAGCAGAGTAGTTTGATCCTGTCCGCACGTGCCCCCTCCCGCGGTGAGAATGCCGTCGATGCCGGAGGCTGCACAGGCCACGCATGAcatcctttccctcccagtgctgggTGCACCGCTCCAGACGGGCCCCTGGTCCTGAGAGAAGCCGCCATTGGGAGCACACCAGCCCTCCCCGACAAGAGACAGCCCGCGCTCCAAGGACCATGCGCCCCATTTGCCAAGGTTCTCACATAGCTCGCGTCAGTCCTCCACTCCGATCAGACTGGCTGACTCGCCTGTGCGGGAGCCTCGAAGGTCCTCCACTCCCCATCAGGAGTGCAGGCACCAAGACAAGCGGCATCAACACTCCTCTTCAGATAGGAGCTACAGGAGCAGATTCCGACACCATCGTTATGAACGCTCGGGCTTGAGTGCCCACTCCGCTAGACACGATAGACGGAGCTCTCCTTGGGCGTTACTGGCACCAAAATGTCGAAGCTACGATCGCCGGGATGACTATGAGAACAGCACTTCGGTCGTGTACCGCTCCTCATTGTCATTGAGGTCCACATCTCAAGGTCGGCACTGGCATGACCATAGATGCCCCCGTCACTCCTACGGCACCGTGTGGTCAACGGCGACCTTGGCAGTCAGCCGCCCATCCCCGAGACGCTCCAGGCCCCAAGAGCAGCCTGCACCGCTCGGCACCCAAGCCAGTCAGTGGCAAGGGGCGCTCTGGAAGGGCCAATAGTGTCAATGGGCACTGTGGCCGCAATTGCCTGCCCAGGTGAGACCTCGCTCGGTAGCCGGGAAGTCCCAGACCGATTTGCTGTCCCCCCTTCGACAGAGTCAGAAGTCGACAGGCACCAAACCGGCGGCACTGGGCCTGGACTTAGTCTTGGGAGTCGAACCTGCGGCACCTCCCAATGCCCTAGTAGCCAGATCAGCCCCCTCGCCGGCACTGGAGGAGACCATAGCGGCACCTCCATCCATTGTACAAGAGGACTTAAAAGCTCACCAGGAGCTCCTCAAAAGGGTAGCCTCGAATCTCTaactccaggctgaggagatggaggagccatTGGACACCCTTTTCAATGTTCTGTCCTCCTTGGCACCGGGCCATGTGGCCTTACCCCTACACCAAGGTGTGGCCAACATATCGACTgccctgtggcagaccccagctTCCTCGGTGCCCATctccaagaaagcagaaaaaaaagtattttgttctGGCTAAGGGACATGAGTACCTGTACTCCCACCCggcacctaactccctggtggtggagTCAGTCAGCCAtcgggaacgccatggccagcctGCACCCACCCCCAAGGAAAAAGACACCAAGAGACTTGATTCTTTTGGCAGGAAAGATTCTTCTTCTGTGAGCTTTCAACTTCAGGTGGCCAATTACCAAGCCTGTTGCCACGAACGCCCCACagttaataaagtttgtgttctgcaaccATTTATTTGCGTTCCAAGTGCAGTGGTTCCGTATAAAGTCGGATCAGTGGATCCTCAGAATGATTTCCAGGGGCTACACGTTGCAGTTCACCTCACCCCCCTCCACTACCCCCTGCCCCGGGAGCACCTCGGGGACCAGGAACATGACACCCTCCTAAACCAAGAGGTGGCGAGCCTTCTCAACCTGGGTGTGGTGGAGAGAGTACCAGCGGAATTTCAGagcaagggattttactcccggTACTTCCTGATCCCAAAAGGCGAGCTCTGGCCCATCATCAACCTGCGGAACCTCAACAGGTTTATGGTCCGCtacaagttccgcatggtattcccgacctccatcatcccctccttAGAGCCAGGGGATTGGTTTGCATCCCTGGACCtccaggatgcatatttccacatccaTATTTTCGAGGGTCACAGGAGCTTCCTCCACTTCCTTGTAGGGCGGAACCATTACCAGTTTCCGGTCCTCCCCTTCAGCCTTTCCACGGCCCCCAGggtttttaccaaatgcatggcagtGGTGGCAGCCCACCTCCAGAGGAACGGGCTGCAAATTTTcccttacctggatgattggctccTCAAGGACAGCTCTCAGTCCCAGGTGCAGGCCCAGATGCAATTCCTAGTGTCCACGTGCATGGGTCTGGGCCTTGTGGTGAAAGAGGCCAAGTCCATGTTGGTACCGGCCCAGCACATACACTTCATAGGGGCTCTGCTAGACTCTGTAGAGGCCACAGCCTCTCTTCACTGGGACAGATTTGAGACATTCACGACTTTCCCCAAGGGTGTGCCTTCaactcctgggtcacatggcagcatgctTGTCCGTGGTGCGACATGCCAGACTCAGAATGAGGCCCCTCCAACTCTGGTTGGCCTCCCAGTATTCCCAGTCCAGGGACAGCCTGGACAAGGTAGTCATGATGCCACCCAACGTGGTGGTCACGCTGCAATGGTGGTCCGTCCCGAGCAATATTCTAAACAGGATCCCCTTCCAGGACACCTCTCCCGCACTAGACTTGGTGTCGGATGCCTCGGACCTGAGCTGGGGAGCCCATATAGGGGACATTCAAACCCAAGGCAGGTGGTAGACCTTGGAATTGtccctgcacataaacatcagggagctcaaGGCAGCACACCTGGTGTGCAAAGTGTTCAGTTTTCACCTTCGCAGGAAGGCAGTCAgagtcctcacggacaacacatccatgatgtattacatcaacaggcagggggACACATAAGAGCGGCcttaccgggtcagaccaaaggcccatctatcccagtatcctgtctaccgacagtggccaatgccaggtgcccacgagggagtgaacctaacaagtaatgatcaagtgatctctctcctgccatccatctccaccctctgacaaacagaggctagggacaccattccttagNNNNNNNNNNNNNNNNNNNNNNNNNCAGAGAGAGATATATATagtgggccagatcagatgattaAAAGtcaacataaaaaagaatctgatcaTCAAGAAATAGTGGcccagacaaataaacagtgacaattttaaagtgcttgtacatcAAAAacgctagaagtctaaataattaAGCGGTGTGAATCTATCGTGCCTTGGATgattaaaggaggatattgatataataggtcaTCACAGAACCTGGTGGATTGAGGACAATCatggacacaatcattccagggtacaaaaatatattggaaggacagaacaggccGTGCGatggtgggaggagggatagtGGCACTAATGGTGACAAGAAATGAGAATCAAAATTGAGTAAAAATCTTTAAgcaaatccacatgttccatacaATCTCTATGATAGAATTCATGTTCTAATAAGAAATTAAGACATTAGGGATCTATTTATTCGACCACCTgaaccaggacagtaatagtgaatGATGAATATgtaagggaaattagagatgctatcaaaattaagatCCCAATacagtgggggatttcaattatccctcATATTTGACTGGAACATTTcactcaggacgaaatgcagagtaTAAAAATTTTCGATACTTTAAAATGACTTGCTCATGGAGGCAAGCTGGTACATGGAACTCAGCAAGGGGAGGGCAACTCTAATTAATCGCTGAaatggagctgcaggagctggtccaagagtaTACTATagaggaccgcttggaaataagACCATAAAactagcatttcaacatccctgaggtgggaagaacatctcaacaacCCAACACTGGGCATtttcatttcccccccacaccaggGACAAATGAgcaggttagttaaacagaagttaaataggtcagtgactaaagtgaaatcactgcaagctgcatgggtgctttttaaagCACTCTAATAGAGGCACCAAACTTCAATGTATAACCCCAAATAAGAAACGActgtaaaagaactaaaaaagagcctcCGTGCTTAACAATCATGTAAATAGACGCAGTGAGAATCAAAAGACTTCCtttataaaaagtggaagtcaatccCTAGTGATGCAAATAGAAAGggagcacaaacactgcagcttaagtgcaagagtgtaataagaaaagccaaagatgGAGTTTGAAAAACGGCTAGCCAAAACCTCCAAAGGTAACAACAAAATGTAAGTACTTCAGAAACAAGAAGCCTGCGAAAAAACAACTAGTGGGCGCTTGACGATTCTAAATACAAAAGGTGCGCTTAAAGACGATtcaagtcccccccccccccccccccccccccccaccccccgccctcccccccccccccccccccccccacccccccccccccgttgcggagaaactaaatgcatTCTGCTTCAGTCCACGGCTGAGAtgtagggagattcccaaacctgactggcttttgtaggtgacaatctgaggaactgtcacaggatttgaagtgtcactagagatgGTTTGGAATTAATGTGATAATACtcacattaacaagtcaccgggacatATGGcaattcacccaagagttctgaataaGAACTAACATTATGAAGTTGCgcgaactattaactaaggtttgtaacctgtcgtTTAAATTGGCTTGGTATCCAAATGACTTGAGTTTAGCTAACGTACACCAATATTGAAAGGGcttctagaggtgatcccggcaattacagactggagTCTAACGTCAGTAGctgggcaaattagtcaaaacaatagtaagAATATataattgtcagacatatagaaaaATGTGAGCAATAGTCCAATCTGTTTTCttataaagggaaatcgtgtcttaccctaatctattagagtttttTGAAAGAAGCAAACAGACATGTGGACAAGGTCCAGTGGAATAGTGTACTATAGATTTccaagaaagcctttgacaaggtcccctcACCAAGGGCTAATTAACTtaaaattaagctgtcatggaataaaagggaaggtccttcacGACTGAGAACTGGTTTAAAGACAGGGAACATCAGAGTAGggaattaatggtaattctcagaatagagaggggtaactagtgtgttcccccaagggtcagtcctagaccaaTCCTTTCAatttattcagaaatgatctggagacaaggggtaaatagtgaggtggcaatagtttgcagatgatactaaacctGCTCAATGATAGTTTAGcaccaagcagactgtgaagaacttcaaaagatctcacaaaaactaagtgaATTGGGCAAACAAATGTGTAAATACAATTTAATATGGATaatgtaaagtgatgcacattggaaaaaataacctccaact
This sequence is a window from Chelonoidis abingdonii isolate Lonesome George chromosome 7, CheloAbing_2.0, whole genome shotgun sequence. Protein-coding genes within it:
- the HYI gene encoding putative hydroxypyruvate isomerase isoform X1, translating into MESQRLGGCSLQPPGYGQMWALTDQVQGCGASPFHMGAGILVPGWLAGQGSGLLLPLTRAVLAALSLGDEDKGEKGLGAVPGRQAAFREGLALAVKYAKTLGCPRIHLMAGRVPVGTERAAMALEMEATFIENLRYAADILAQEDMTGLLEPMNSRITDPRYFLTTPHQAAAILEKVGRPNLRLQLDIFHCQIMDGNLTRNLEMYFPLIGHIQVGQVPGRHEPNSPGEVNFPYLFQLLESLGYEGYVGCEYTPQGNTLEGLGWLHAYWESRSQQQRRY
- the HYI gene encoding putative hydroxypyruvate isomerase isoform X2, whose amino-acid sequence is MESQRLGGCSLQPPGYGQMWALTDQVQGCGASPFHMGAGILVPGWLAGQGSGLLLPLTRAVLAALSLGDEDKGEKGLGAVPGRQAAFREGLALAVKYAKTLGCPRIHLMAGRVPVGTERAAMALEMEATFIENLRYAADILAQDIFHCQIMDGNLTRNLEMYFPLIGHIQVGQVPGRHEPNSPGEVNFPYLFQLLESLGYEGYVGCEYTPQGNTLEGLGWLHAYWESRSQQQRRY